The proteins below are encoded in one region of Pseudomonas putida NBRC 14164:
- a CDS encoding site-specific integrase: MAAFVNPEHSTRLVVIPQVSEAFGSLYFGLEPDGSTPVEIVGVDGVIPGFQVRESIGDAVTRSIFNMPFLFHKNGEPWKEANSFLINLVRDKHAHNRPTDDAKRKASRLLDYLMFTEENNINWLDFSGKRITLRPTYRYHAHLMKMEGRGAAVCNQYTGVVYQFYKFVSKYWHSIEIDRVDTVKQINIFIENAYGFTRQVTVEQRSQTQRYNKSKIIPKGFVDDEGECLRPLTNTELVSVIEAVNSDSWSAQERLIILFALMTGARKQTVLTLRVKHVEALVQGELEPEGTYILKAGPGTGIDTKNNKPQTLHVPKSLAEDLITFVRSAYSKNRRQRFLQGYKTSYPALHVIPAGEEYVFLSEQANCYYMAGSDPRYSFVNTRPQGAVAETLKKKLMRSVPADFPKDFTFHWLRATFAYQLYQLLIPGLESCRLLPGDEIAIIQERLHHERRETTENYLKLFKMIPEKMRAQEDYEDSLFKMSSYRDLVVVERHGN, translated from the coding sequence GTGGCTGCTTTCGTAAACCCTGAACATTCAACGCGTTTGGTTGTTATCCCTCAGGTCAGTGAGGCTTTTGGAAGCCTTTATTTCGGATTAGAGCCGGACGGATCGACGCCTGTTGAAATAGTCGGCGTGGACGGAGTAATTCCCGGATTCCAAGTGCGAGAGTCTATTGGAGATGCAGTAACCCGTAGCATTTTTAATATGCCCTTTTTGTTTCATAAGAATGGTGAGCCTTGGAAAGAGGCTAATTCGTTTTTGATTAATTTAGTAAGGGATAAGCACGCTCACAACAGACCAACTGACGATGCTAAACGCAAGGCTAGTCGGCTTTTAGATTACTTGATGTTTACTGAAGAGAATAACATCAATTGGCTCGACTTCTCTGGGAAGAGGATAACTTTGCGACCAACCTATCGGTATCATGCTCATCTTATGAAAATGGAAGGGCGTGGGGCGGCGGTTTGCAATCAATACACTGGGGTCGTGTACCAGTTCTACAAGTTTGTATCGAAGTATTGGCACTCTATCGAAATTGATCGTGTTGATACTGTCAAGCAGATTAATATCTTCATTGAAAATGCTTATGGCTTCACGCGACAGGTAACTGTTGAGCAGAGAAGCCAAACACAGCGTTACAACAAGAGTAAAATAATTCCCAAGGGCTTTGTTGATGACGAAGGTGAATGCCTTCGTCCGTTAACCAATACTGAGTTAGTTAGCGTAATTGAGGCAGTCAATTCAGACAGCTGGAGCGCCCAAGAGCGGCTGATAATCCTGTTTGCTCTTATGACAGGCGCTCGAAAGCAGACTGTTTTGACGCTGAGGGTGAAGCATGTAGAAGCACTGGTTCAGGGAGAGCTTGAGCCAGAGGGTACGTACATTCTGAAGGCGGGGCCAGGTACGGGAATTGATACCAAGAACAATAAGCCCCAGACGCTTCACGTGCCCAAGTCGCTTGCTGAGGATTTGATCACGTTCGTGCGGAGCGCTTATTCGAAAAATCGGCGTCAACGCTTTCTTCAGGGATATAAAACTTCGTATCCTGCCTTGCATGTGATACCAGCAGGGGAAGAATACGTATTTCTGTCGGAGCAAGCTAACTGCTACTATATGGCTGGATCTGATCCCAGATACAGTTTTGTTAACACCCGTCCCCAGGGTGCTGTAGCTGAAACCCTTAAGAAAAAGCTGATGAGATCTGTGCCTGCAGATTTCCCTAAGGATTTCACCTTTCATTGGCTTCGAGCCACTTTTGCTTATCAGCTGTATCAGCTCTTGATTCCAGGTCTGGAAAGCTGTCGTCTGCTGCCTGGTGATGAGATTGCAATTATTCAGGAGCGACTTCACCATGAACGGCGTGAAACAACTGAAAACTACCTTAAGCTATTTAAAATGATCCCTGAGAAGATGAGGGCTCAAGAAGATTACGAAGACTCACTGTTCAAGATGTCTTCGTACCGGGATCTGGTTGTGGTAGAGCGTCATGGTAACTGA
- a CDS encoding Site-specific recombinase phage integrase family domain protein: MQRPEHLAHFASLFKKRELVDFMSAPWLVSNFDAHVWKYNFSFARDQELDWKVLMYDGSCLTDPCNEELLKSLKCWIIASTQNSATTNHTNGMRTQAIDFRRTLTLIDYILQCAEELQLIEHGLAALTYEIMCEIIDQIGSSSYVAVSTYDWNRRLNEYCIKTLENTDPTTIDECLLNNPTLSDISPIQLEDNKLDIPLEIVPRVRAALFLSNVYHRVPVGGHNVSSVKISAELYKNTLAGKKRFKPTHRILGFVWRKETFMRELDSVPVTNGNRDRMTKRELVLYRSCFVSLQKIIKLGLSLPSLDDLRELATYKVAGTTMGRFKNVPTPIIFTAIQNGIEFHYEYGPKLLQSYVNIAKYSVKNRISITSIPDETIISLLEPSIAQAGVSQLGLSTRSAGNEPGSELKESKEIYFTSLRNNKGLLELIAVYFGAVQLVVGATMAKRGSELRGLDPETCLSEKHDYLIAPLSKSTRSLQGRRSRNARPIDPLASEMIQEIIHFQNELTKIGYIKEKLPLFSSPGVFGTSQLTPCDVYLYYKNIDLFCDYFQVDTDKLGRRFYIRQHQLRRFFALVFLNCGYGASIGILQWMFGHADPEHIWNYITEELPGKELQNTLSQALSERITTGGATHYTDVIGLIEETFNTRNVSIMDAEQLTEYLEFLIEGGQLTIEPQFLEDDNGFRVEIFTVVRKSDETG; encoded by the coding sequence ATGCAGCGCCCTGAACATCTCGCACACTTTGCTAGTTTATTCAAAAAGCGTGAACTGGTTGACTTTATGTCAGCGCCTTGGCTCGTTTCAAATTTTGATGCGCATGTGTGGAAATATAACTTCTCATTCGCGAGAGACCAAGAGCTTGACTGGAAAGTACTTATGTATGATGGGTCATGCCTCACAGACCCATGTAACGAAGAGCTTTTGAAATCCTTAAAATGTTGGATTATTGCCTCAACTCAAAATTCAGCAACTACAAACCACACTAACGGAATGCGAACGCAAGCGATAGACTTCCGCCGCACACTTACGCTCATCGACTATATTCTACAGTGCGCCGAGGAGCTGCAGCTGATTGAGCACGGACTGGCAGCGCTCACGTATGAAATCATGTGTGAAATTATTGACCAGATTGGCTCCAGTAGTTATGTTGCAGTTAGTACTTATGATTGGAACCGCCGCCTGAATGAATACTGCATCAAAACACTAGAAAACACTGACCCGACGACTATAGACGAATGCTTGTTAAACAATCCCACGCTGAGCGATATTAGCCCCATTCAGCTAGAGGATAACAAACTTGACATCCCACTCGAGATAGTCCCGAGAGTAAGGGCGGCATTATTTTTAAGCAATGTGTATCACCGCGTTCCTGTTGGGGGCCATAATGTTAGCTCCGTCAAGATTAGTGCCGAGCTATATAAGAACACGCTCGCGGGCAAAAAGCGCTTTAAGCCTACCCATCGTATTTTGGGGTTTGTTTGGCGGAAGGAAACCTTCATGCGCGAACTGGACAGTGTTCCAGTTACTAACGGCAATCGTGATCGCATGACCAAACGGGAATTAGTGCTTTACCGATCATGTTTCGTCAGCCTGCAGAAAATTATCAAACTAGGGCTTTCCCTTCCGAGCCTGGATGATCTTAGAGAGTTGGCCACATACAAGGTTGCAGGCACAACAATGGGGCGCTTCAAAAACGTTCCAACTCCAATCATATTCACTGCCATCCAGAACGGCATTGAATTTCATTATGAGTATGGCCCTAAACTACTGCAAAGCTATGTGAATATTGCCAAATACTCCGTCAAGAATAGGATAAGCATTACAAGCATTCCAGACGAGACAATTATTTCACTTCTAGAACCGTCTATAGCTCAAGCTGGCGTGAGTCAACTAGGCCTGTCAACCCGTTCCGCTGGTAACGAACCGGGGTCAGAGCTAAAAGAATCAAAAGAAATATATTTTACGAGCTTACGAAACAACAAGGGGTTACTTGAGCTTATTGCTGTCTATTTTGGAGCGGTGCAGTTGGTCGTCGGGGCTACCATGGCGAAGCGAGGTTCGGAGCTACGAGGACTCGACCCAGAAACTTGCTTGAGCGAAAAGCATGATTATCTTATTGCACCCCTGTCTAAGTCCACCCGCAGCCTTCAGGGCCGACGGTCAAGAAACGCTAGACCTATCGACCCGCTCGCATCTGAGATGATTCAAGAGATTATCCACTTTCAAAATGAACTAACCAAAATAGGTTACATCAAAGAAAAATTACCTTTATTCTCATCACCTGGCGTATTTGGCACAAGCCAATTAACACCATGCGATGTGTATTTGTATTACAAGAACATAGACCTGTTCTGCGATTATTTCCAAGTCGACACAGACAAACTCGGCCGTCGATTCTATATACGTCAACACCAGTTAAGGCGTTTCTTTGCTTTGGTGTTCCTTAACTGCGGTTACGGCGCAAGCATTGGAATTCTACAGTGGATGTTCGGCCATGCAGACCCTGAGCATATCTGGAATTACATCACTGAGGAGCTTCCAGGCAAGGAACTTCAAAATACATTATCTCAAGCCCTTAGTGAGCGCATAACAACGGGAGGAGCCACACACTATACAGATGTGATTGGGCTAATCGAGGAAACATTTAACACTCGAAATGTCTCCATCATGGATGCCGAACAGCTCACCGAGTATTTGGAGTTTCTAATCGAGGGAGGTCAATTGACCATCGAACCTCAATTTCTGGAAGATGACAATGGCTTTCGTGTCGAAATTTTTACTGTAGTGAGGAAGAGCGATGAAACGGGATGA
- a CDS encoding tyrosine-type recombinase/integrase: MTDKFLVETIDYVNLFQRVTPRSVRSYQFYRFPFISWPNNEPCHIANLYLLDLSRLHTQISADGRRPDSKGGTLGQYASNISLLLKRCWLHGIDPYHIDDKFFEDFIIELIEELNPKKPGKPKRKDNTTLNIGRECLKFLAWTGNFHGDPNFVSESGTIRISTEEIIRKFNNARRPILTKSHHSFPLPHREHTRSPISKHNIEKMEQAIRDNARSSFLRARHLALITLLQHTGARRAEIASLTLTALREAQLMKYPMLRLVTLKRGEIFAREIPINAIALNEVKIYLAERRKIEKQHPENTNDYLFISETTGAPIAIETVTSIIFKMRSAAGIEEQACAHMFRHAFITNLFTLLVERHKFNSKDEFEAALISDKDFLKKVREWTGHKSIESLREYLTTVFEGEKGIGDSAAGVHRTTTLSLYQEKSDALYNEFKNNLITHPEFIRRSDELMALRDLELSRHDRKT; this comes from the coding sequence ATGACTGACAAGTTCCTGGTCGAGACAATTGATTATGTCAATCTGTTCCAACGCGTTACGCCACGCAGCGTGCGAAGCTACCAATTTTATAGATTCCCCTTTATAAGCTGGCCAAATAACGAACCCTGTCACATAGCAAATCTTTACTTGCTAGATCTATCGCGCCTGCACACGCAGATCTCTGCTGACGGGCGAAGGCCAGATAGTAAAGGTGGAACTTTAGGACAGTATGCAAGCAATATTAGCCTCCTACTTAAACGATGCTGGCTTCACGGCATTGATCCTTATCACATCGATGACAAATTTTTCGAAGACTTCATCATTGAGTTAATTGAGGAGCTAAACCCAAAAAAACCGGGAAAACCTAAAAGAAAAGATAACACCACACTCAACATCGGAAGAGAATGCTTAAAATTTCTAGCTTGGACTGGAAATTTTCATGGCGATCCGAACTTTGTTTCCGAAAGTGGAACCATCAGAATAAGCACAGAAGAAATTATTAGAAAATTCAATAACGCCCGTAGGCCCATTCTCACGAAATCCCACCATTCCTTCCCTTTACCGCATCGCGAGCATACTCGAAGCCCTATATCAAAACACAACATTGAAAAAATGGAACAAGCAATCCGTGACAATGCACGATCCAGTTTTCTGAGAGCCAGGCACTTAGCACTGATTACTCTTCTGCAGCACACAGGCGCTCGAAGAGCGGAAATTGCCTCTTTGACGCTGACCGCTTTGCGAGAAGCTCAACTCATGAAGTACCCAATGCTACGCTTAGTCACACTTAAGCGTGGCGAGATATTTGCCCGTGAAATACCTATAAACGCGATCGCATTAAACGAAGTAAAAATATATCTCGCGGAAAGACGTAAAATAGAGAAGCAACACCCGGAAAATACAAACGATTATTTATTCATCTCTGAAACAACAGGCGCTCCTATCGCGATTGAGACAGTTACCTCGATAATATTCAAAATGAGATCAGCGGCAGGAATTGAAGAACAAGCATGCGCACATATGTTTCGCCACGCATTCATCACAAATCTTTTTACGCTACTTGTAGAACGTCATAAGTTTAATAGTAAAGATGAGTTTGAAGCGGCCCTGATCAGTGACAAGGATTTTTTGAAAAAAGTCCGTGAATGGACAGGCCACAAGAGCATCGAATCTCTGAGAGAATACTTGACCACGGTCTTTGAGGGCGAGAAAGGCATAGGCGATTCAGCAGCAGGTGTGCACAGAACTACAACGCTTAGTCTTTACCAAGAGAAATCTGACGCGCTCTATAACGAGTTCAAAAACAATTTAATTACTCACCCCGAGTTCATTCGTCGAAGCGATGAGTTAATGGCGTTACGCGACTTGGAGCTTTCTAGACACGACAGAAAAACTTGA
- a CDS encoding helix-turn-helix domain-containing protein — protein MSSPKPDLRWAKMPNRWAMSGELANFGELNDQGNVDLVAINTSLAALKVYLAICTRANYKTGIAKTTYPELCDLVGHSRNVIARSLEVLESFGYIRRDTGKTRDGSLIYVEKWLEDEGFAKIPKSWLYQGRGPKQDQSSEHKVTKLVKLKAFGFNKRISLQALKIYILLLTMRNRDYPKGDGLTVISYDNIADRTGVGRHAVSPAITLLMEMNLITFRSGNHGGNDAMDFDRTNRYLIKGLNVRYQGLTDVASPHAPAARVPAQPEQTAH, from the coding sequence ATGAGTTCGCCAAAACCTGATCTCCGCTGGGCGAAAATGCCTAATCGGTGGGCTATGTCTGGTGAACTGGCTAATTTCGGCGAGCTGAATGACCAAGGGAATGTCGACCTAGTGGCGATCAACACCTCCCTTGCTGCGCTGAAGGTGTACTTGGCTATCTGCACTCGGGCGAACTACAAAACAGGGATCGCCAAGACGACGTATCCAGAGCTCTGCGACTTGGTTGGGCATTCGCGGAACGTGATTGCACGCTCGCTCGAGGTGCTTGAGAGCTTCGGGTACATTCGCCGTGATACTGGGAAGACCAGGGACGGCTCACTGATCTATGTCGAGAAATGGCTTGAGGATGAGGGGTTCGCCAAAATCCCAAAAAGCTGGCTGTACCAGGGCCGTGGGCCCAAACAAGATCAGTCGAGTGAGCACAAGGTAACGAAGCTGGTGAAGCTCAAGGCTTTTGGCTTCAACAAGCGCATTTCGCTGCAGGCGCTCAAGATCTACATCTTGCTACTAACCATGCGCAACCGCGACTATCCGAAAGGCGACGGCTTGACTGTGATCAGCTACGACAACATCGCTGACCGCACGGGTGTGGGTCGCCACGCGGTGAGTCCGGCGATCACCCTGCTTATGGAAATGAACCTGATTACGTTCCGCTCTGGCAACCATGGCGGGAACGATGCCATGGACTTTGATAGGACTAATCGCTACCTGATCAAGGGCCTCAACGTGCGTTATCAAGGGCTGACCGATGTCGCCTCTCCCCACGCGCCGGCAGCTCGAGTACCAGCCCAACCTGAGCAAACTGCCCACTAG
- a CDS encoding DUF2188 domain-containing protein: MAGKGKNQHVVKRDKGWAVLGEGNTRDTSHHPTQKEAAEAAREIARNQKSEVLIHGKDNKIRARDSYGNDPHPPEG; this comes from the coding sequence ATGGCAGGCAAAGGAAAAAATCAGCACGTAGTAAAGCGGGATAAGGGGTGGGCGGTATTAGGGGAGGGCAACACCAGGGACACCTCTCATCACCCAACGCAGAAAGAGGCCGCTGAGGCTGCGCGTGAGATTGCCCGCAATCAGAAAAGCGAGGTGCTGATCCACGGGAAGGACAACAAGATCCGAGCTCGAGACTCCTACGGCAATGATCCGCATCCGCCGGAAGGCTGA
- a CDS encoding serine/threonine-protein kinase — protein sequence MMIPYQTAQVSFQKKQRIGEHGENSEVYVVHDEHLDAELVVKQVKTDGFNEERFLLEAQLLYKSVHPNVVQVLYACKDAQNIYIAMPYYSRGSLHQVVEAEGLTCRQLIRYSIQFLSGLNNIHSKGLLHFDIKPDNILISDTDEALLSDFGFAKNMDDDGFATPEATYRLHLPPESSATRDFNNSADIYQVGLTLYRLLVGLESLQRQRDSYKLGAELIRAQRTETYPDLTQLPRHVPKKLKTIIKKCLKFDPDKRYQSVMELLNELSSIEDLGLDWRFSTDGNAQRWESISSDGTSLLVEVADNGQCVASKKTAGGAYRKKPKLCEDNVTPERIHEILMSSEW from the coding sequence ATGATGATTCCGTACCAAACGGCCCAGGTTTCGTTCCAGAAAAAGCAACGAATCGGCGAGCATGGTGAGAACTCCGAGGTCTACGTCGTCCATGATGAACATCTGGATGCCGAACTGGTTGTGAAGCAAGTCAAGACTGATGGTTTCAACGAAGAGCGTTTCCTGCTCGAGGCTCAGCTGCTTTACAAGAGCGTGCACCCCAATGTCGTGCAGGTGCTTTACGCCTGTAAGGATGCTCAAAACATATACATCGCCATGCCGTATTACAGCAGAGGATCCCTTCACCAGGTAGTAGAGGCGGAAGGGCTGACCTGCAGACAGCTCATACGCTACTCCATTCAATTCCTGAGCGGCCTCAACAACATTCACTCCAAGGGGCTGCTCCATTTCGACATCAAGCCTGACAACATCCTGATCTCTGACACAGATGAAGCACTCCTGTCAGATTTTGGGTTCGCCAAGAATATGGATGACGATGGCTTCGCTACCCCCGAAGCCACCTACCGTCTCCATCTTCCGCCCGAGAGCTCGGCTACCCGGGACTTCAACAACAGCGCAGACATCTATCAAGTCGGGCTGACGTTGTACCGCCTGCTTGTGGGATTAGAATCCCTGCAGCGACAGCGAGATTCCTACAAGCTTGGTGCCGAGCTTATTCGTGCACAGCGCACAGAAACCTATCCAGACCTCACTCAGCTGCCGCGCCATGTCCCGAAAAAGCTGAAGACCATTATCAAGAAGTGCTTGAAGTTCGACCCTGACAAGCGGTATCAATCAGTGATGGAGCTACTGAATGAGTTGTCGTCAATCGAGGATTTGGGTCTGGATTGGCGGTTTTCCACAGACGGGAACGCCCAGCGCTGGGAAAGCATTTCGTCGGATGGAACATCGCTTTTGGTAGAGGTGGCCGATAATGGCCAGTGTGTCGCCTCGAAAAAGACGGCTGGTGGCGCATATCGCAAGAAGCCCAAGCTCTGCGAAGACAATGTAACCCCGGAGCGGATTCATGAAATCCTCATGTCATCAGAGTGGTAA
- a CDS encoding 3'-5' exonuclease — translation MEPVIYTNRFNSYLRKLNNIGQKKIVQAVRAAMTEAGTNGSIESLPRTKHGETRLKNVEKFDLPDAYRLVVQLVDGVKKSRAFLFVGAHDEAERWLDSHRNYTWVKSPTDGTLNFLPVTYDELRHIPADRLDLDSPEIDLLSPLLRYVPETDWSRLPCTDAQKELAKKVTGEQYEQDAAGILEKLDALGDYESASLLFDLLVLSHGKEWAEVNQRMGIQGRPEAIADESLLNEMQSIINAEHFVTFDDAGLLDDFFSKKTFSEWMLFLHPEQKKIAQREYRGPARLRGVSGSGKTSVLVHRARFLAKKYNQPVLLVTLTQSMSSLLQRLVEDLCGHERHLIHTKTMNSLARDVSSDLHGRAQLSPEVQYQLLSTCIINLKSDPGFAKTPMASMSDQELRSFLKEEFDYVRGRLCPTDFKAYLDSSVFHRRGRSIPLNKASRELMVRAVETYVGGVEGNGLIDHELIVSQAIGALNNTNDRKGQFRCILIDEVQDLTELDVVLLSKLTTPASARLADVENGLFLAGDGAQSIYKRGFALKRAGIDVIGRSVSLKKNYRNTHEILTAAFNLVSQFEFSDTDEDEVQKPSLPDFAKRHGERPLLLRCANTHDEVEAVSRQVYALLAMGQTAGQICVIAPQKSLREEVRAALEAKGISSAELKQDVHYESDNVKISTIESAKGHEFATVLIMGLVEGVLPQSNIQPHELAREASRLYVAMTRARESLFMTYSPNASYPASRFIQAIVKDCNEARYRQGEILPVEA, via the coding sequence ATGGAACCCGTAATCTATACCAACCGCTTCAACAGCTACCTGAGAAAGCTGAACAACATCGGTCAGAAAAAAATCGTACAGGCCGTTCGTGCGGCGATGACCGAAGCAGGTACGAACGGCTCGATCGAATCCTTACCTAGGACGAAGCATGGTGAGACCCGGTTGAAGAACGTCGAGAAATTTGATCTGCCGGACGCTTACAGACTCGTCGTTCAGCTGGTTGACGGTGTAAAGAAATCACGGGCATTCCTTTTCGTAGGCGCCCACGATGAGGCAGAAAGATGGCTCGACAGCCATCGAAACTACACCTGGGTGAAAAGCCCTACCGACGGCACGTTGAATTTCCTCCCGGTCACCTACGATGAGCTGCGTCACATCCCTGCCGACAGGCTCGATCTGGATAGCCCTGAAATCGACTTACTTTCCCCTCTGCTCCGCTACGTGCCTGAGACAGATTGGTCTAGGCTGCCCTGTACAGACGCTCAGAAAGAACTCGCAAAAAAGGTAACTGGCGAGCAGTACGAACAGGATGCTGCTGGCATCTTGGAAAAGCTAGATGCCCTCGGTGACTACGAGTCTGCAAGCCTGCTGTTTGACCTGTTGGTGCTGAGCCATGGCAAAGAGTGGGCTGAGGTCAACCAGCGCATGGGTATCCAGGGCCGCCCAGAGGCAATCGCCGACGAGAGCCTTCTGAATGAAATGCAGTCGATCATCAATGCCGAGCATTTTGTCACGTTCGATGATGCGGGCCTTCTAGACGATTTCTTCAGTAAGAAAACCTTCTCTGAGTGGATGCTGTTCCTCCATCCAGAACAGAAAAAAATCGCTCAACGCGAGTACCGTGGCCCTGCACGGCTACGTGGCGTTTCAGGTAGCGGCAAGACCTCGGTACTGGTTCACCGCGCGCGTTTCCTGGCGAAAAAATACAACCAGCCCGTGCTGCTGGTCACCTTAACTCAGAGCATGAGCAGCCTTCTTCAAAGGCTAGTTGAAGACCTGTGCGGGCATGAGCGTCATCTCATCCATACCAAAACGATGAACTCGCTCGCACGAGACGTCAGCAGTGATTTGCACGGTCGCGCACAGTTATCACCCGAGGTGCAGTACCAACTCCTGAGCACCTGCATCATCAACCTCAAAAGCGATCCTGGCTTCGCTAAGACACCGATGGCCTCGATGTCCGATCAAGAGCTTCGAAGCTTCCTCAAGGAAGAGTTCGATTATGTGCGAGGTCGCCTATGCCCTACCGACTTCAAGGCTTACCTAGACTCGTCCGTATTCCATCGCCGTGGCCGGTCTATTCCCCTCAATAAAGCCTCGCGTGAATTGATGGTACGGGCTGTTGAGACATACGTTGGTGGTGTAGAGGGCAACGGACTCATCGACCACGAACTGATCGTATCTCAAGCGATTGGCGCGCTAAACAATACGAACGATCGAAAAGGCCAGTTCCGCTGCATCCTTATCGATGAGGTTCAGGATCTGACTGAGCTGGACGTCGTGTTGTTGAGCAAGCTGACAACTCCAGCTAGTGCGCGATTGGCTGACGTTGAAAACGGTTTGTTCCTAGCCGGAGACGGTGCTCAGAGCATCTATAAGCGCGGGTTTGCGCTCAAGCGGGCGGGCATCGACGTTATCGGGCGAAGCGTTAGCCTCAAGAAAAACTACAGAAACACCCACGAAATTCTGACTGCCGCGTTCAATCTAGTGTCGCAATTTGAGTTCTCCGACACTGATGAAGACGAAGTTCAAAAGCCTTCACTGCCCGATTTTGCTAAACGCCACGGCGAGCGTCCATTGCTGCTGCGGTGTGCCAACACTCATGATGAAGTCGAGGCCGTATCACGTCAGGTGTATGCGCTGCTCGCCATGGGGCAAACCGCAGGGCAGATCTGCGTGATCGCCCCTCAGAAATCTCTTCGCGAGGAAGTTCGAGCGGCACTGGAAGCCAAAGGCATTTCAAGCGCAGAGCTGAAGCAAGATGTTCATTACGAAAGCGACAATGTGAAGATCAGTACGATCGAATCGGCCAAAGGCCATGAGTTCGCAACCGTCCTGATTATGGGGTTGGTGGAAGGTGTTTTGCCACAGTCAAACATTCAGCCTCATGAGCTCGCTCGTGAAGCCTCAAGGCTTTACGTGGCTATGACTCGTGCTCGAGAGTCGCTCTTCATGACCTACAGCCCAAACGCGAGTTACCCTGCGTCTCGATTCATCCAAGCCATCGTTAAAGACTGCAACGAAGCCCGGTATCGCCAAGGTGAAATCCTCCCAGTGGAGGCCTGA
- a CDS encoding RusA family crossover junction endodeoxyribonuclease, with product MFGRRMDRFKAFLESKAGRRAVHEKRERRRVRIVIDGIEPKSKKMPKAEKCELQSAIVDHLKRFKRQAFTGDIALKLQLNTTDKNAPQAHTIAKNLLDLFGLKEASVQWPRKHLLYKDDKQIQVLSVSCRHGNNEPFIYVEATPLSVMLEELRIAAEASRKDELSLEALYREDMATDWIGDYRKLVENEAKSRADYGELYEPYLKLTRVNAQQALLNQAGMGISVLNWLYEDPLSKLKLDGFAASDWANLISRSILRLQFGELPIAPGSSKLFKERVAAEVQAFKERWAWILDPWEVAVGLEVIVRPNPNTPPDVLHDLDNIVRDYLIPEIVPRLKTVTDPLWLVDWEAMEKAGVYSGNKAWSLLRSTPRLPASTKSGVTRYEVWRLPAVIGQPGILSVALTADTDGRGDLIDRIQRHVKEIVEREEKRRW from the coding sequence ATGTTCGGTAGAAGGATGGACAGGTTTAAGGCCTTCCTGGAAAGCAAAGCTGGTAGGAGGGCCGTCCACGAGAAGCGCGAGCGTCGGCGTGTGAGAATCGTGATTGACGGCATTGAGCCAAAGTCAAAGAAGATGCCAAAGGCCGAAAAGTGTGAGCTCCAGTCGGCTATCGTGGATCACCTCAAGCGCTTCAAGCGGCAGGCCTTTACGGGCGACATCGCGCTGAAGTTGCAGCTGAATACCACTGATAAGAATGCTCCCCAGGCACATACCATCGCGAAGAACCTACTCGACCTGTTTGGCCTGAAAGAGGCCAGTGTGCAGTGGCCTCGAAAGCACTTGCTGTACAAGGACGATAAGCAGATTCAGGTGCTATCGGTTTCCTGTCGTCACGGAAATAACGAACCGTTCATTTATGTAGAGGCGACCCCTTTGTCTGTGATGCTTGAGGAGCTTAGGATTGCAGCTGAAGCCAGCCGTAAGGATGAGTTGAGCCTTGAAGCACTCTATCGCGAAGATATGGCAACCGACTGGATAGGCGATTACCGCAAGTTGGTTGAGAATGAGGCGAAGTCACGAGCCGACTATGGCGAGCTCTACGAGCCATACTTGAAGCTCACCCGTGTGAATGCGCAGCAAGCGCTTCTCAACCAGGCTGGTATGGGCATCTCGGTGCTCAACTGGCTTTACGAAGATCCGTTAAGCAAGCTCAAGCTAGATGGCTTCGCTGCCAGTGACTGGGCGAACCTTATTTCACGATCGATTCTCCGACTTCAGTTTGGTGAACTGCCTATCGCTCCTGGTAGCTCCAAACTATTCAAAGAGCGCGTCGCAGCTGAGGTTCAGGCGTTCAAGGAACGCTGGGCGTGGATCCTCGACCCTTGGGAAGTGGCTGTGGGTCTAGAGGTCATCGTTCGTCCTAATCCAAACACGCCCCCGGATGTCCTTCATGACCTCGACAATATCGTTCGGGATTACCTGATTCCTGAGATCGTGCCTAGGCTTAAAACCGTCACTGACCCATTGTGGTTGGTGGACTGGGAGGCCATGGAGAAGGCCGGGGTTTACTCGGGCAACAAGGCTTGGTCGTTGCTCAGATCGACCCCGAGACTTCCTGCCAGTACGAAGTCTGGTGTGACTCGCTACGAGGTATGGCGGTTGCCCGCAGTTATCGGTCAGCCGGGAATCTTAAGTGTCGCATTGACTGCCGACACTGATGGCAGGGGAGATCTAATTGATCGAATTCAAAGGCACGTGAAGGAGATCGTCGAACGAGAGGAGAAGCGTAGGTGGTGA